Proteins found in one candidate division TA06 bacterium genomic segment:
- a CDS encoding prepilin-type N-terminal cleavage/methylation domain-containing protein — protein MKHHKIKQNGPSIRAFSLIEMMIALVVFSIVVGTIISFLVNFNRSVQKQQTNIMLGRESEAVFKRLDTQLSSAFGWINGTPTSFTFILHNGDSVIAVWDRTDSMLYLGDSRQFPAGVKVTECQFLYMPKKMEAMSMSPELWLKEVDLDDNQVIEGTELYNVALLQIKVRLAKNASWYEGSKNFRLPPVITEVKVLE, from the coding sequence ATGAAGCATCATAAAATAAAACAAAATGGACCCTCGATCCGGGCGTTCAGTCTGATCGAAATGATGATAGCGCTGGTGGTATTTTCCATCGTGGTGGGCACGATCATCAGTTTTTTGGTCAACTTCAACCGCTCGGTGCAGAAACAGCAGACCAACATTATGCTGGGCCGGGAATCAGAAGCCGTTTTCAAGCGCCTGGATACCCAGCTGTCGTCGGCCTTTGGCTGGATCAATGGCACGCCAACCAGTTTTACCTTTATCCTGCACAACGGGGATTCTGTTATAGCGGTCTGGGACCGGACCGACAGCATGCTTTACCTGGGCGATTCTCGGCAATTCCCGGCAGGGGTAAAAGTGACTGAGTGTCAGTTCCTTTACATGCCCAAGAAGATGGAAGCCATGTCCATGTCCCCGGAGTTGTGGTTGAAGGAAGTTGACCTGGATGATAATCAGGTCATAGAAGGAACTGAGTTGTACAATGTGGCTTTGCTGCAGATAAAGGTCAGATTGGCTAAGAATGCCAGTTGGTATGAAGGAAGTAAGAATTTTAGGCTCCCGCCGGTAATAACGGAAGTAAAAGTGTTAGAGTAA
- a CDS encoding DUF4350 domain-containing protein, translating into MQWKVWKPVSFYLAAALVLSTMAAAQEQVVDDDFKTTVTKPAYTNGGPTVVIDEAHDNFHTANGQYRPFAELLKNDGYSVKPLTGKFNPENLAGVGVLVIANALPADTVNLAKPAFTAEECNAVRKWVREGGSLLLIADHEPFGSAACQLASRFGVAMGKGWAFDRTDSGGISATLTFSREKGTLGSHPVIQGRSAGEEIGLVRTFTGQSLGVPAGAAVLLLLSPSAREAATQDDLKDEKAAAKESSVSQDGYGSHSTPAGGRAQGVAMEYGKGRVVVLGEAGFLSAQMIRWPDGREMRFGMNVPGNDNKQFALNVMHWLSRLIK; encoded by the coding sequence ATGCAGTGGAAAGTATGGAAACCGGTAAGTTTTTATCTAGCCGCGGCTTTAGTCCTCAGCACGATGGCCGCAGCCCAGGAACAGGTCGTGGACGATGACTTTAAAACCACAGTAACAAAACCAGCCTACACAAATGGTGGTCCAACAGTGGTGATAGATGAGGCCCACGATAATTTTCATACTGCGAATGGCCAATACCGCCCATTTGCCGAATTGCTGAAGAATGACGGATATTCGGTGAAGCCGCTCACCGGCAAGTTCAACCCGGAAAATCTTGCCGGTGTCGGAGTGTTGGTCATAGCCAATGCGCTTCCGGCTGATACCGTAAACCTGGCTAAGCCGGCATTTACGGCCGAGGAGTGCAATGCGGTAAGGAAGTGGGTGCGTGAAGGAGGATCTCTTCTCCTGATCGCCGATCACGAGCCTTTCGGAAGCGCAGCCTGCCAGCTTGCCAGCCGCTTTGGTGTGGCTATGGGCAAGGGATGGGCCTTCGACAGGACTGATTCCGGGGGAATCTCCGCAACCTTGACCTTTTCCCGGGAAAAAGGTACGCTCGGAAGCCACCCGGTGATCCAGGGGCGCTCGGCCGGCGAGGAGATCGGATTGGTAAGGACATTCACCGGCCAGTCCCTGGGAGTGCCTGCCGGAGCCGCGGTGCTTCTGCTTTTAAGTCCGAGTGCCCGCGAAGCCGCAACCCAGGACGACCTGAAAGACGAGAAGGCGGCCGCCAAGGAAAGCTCAGTTTCGCAGGATGGTTACGGATCGCATTCCACGCCTGCCGGAGGCCGGGCCCAAGGCGTGGCAATGGAATACGGAAAAGGCCGGGTGGTTGTGCTGGGCGAAGCTGGTTTTTTGTCGGCTCAAATGATCCGCTGGCCCGACGGCAGGGAAATGCGCTTTGGGATGAATGTACCGGGCAATGATAACAAGCAATTCGCGCTGAACGTCATGCACTGGCTTTCAAGGTTGATAAAATAA
- a CDS encoding leucine--tRNA ligase: MPKFYDPRSIEPKWQKKWEEEKTFKAPDSSDKPKYYALEMFPYPSGSGLHVGHLKNYVPLDAFCRYKSMKGFSVLHPMGWDAFGQPAENEAINRGRNPREMVPEYAANYKRTLKLAGCSYDWDREIDSSRPEYYKWTQWFFLLLYKKGLAYRSTAPINWCPQCKTGLANEEVKEGRCWRCDSLVEKRPMPQWFFKITDYADRLLKDLDSLDWSEGMKEMQRDWIGRSEGATVTFQIANPKLQIEVFTTRPDTLFGATFIVLAPEHPMVKDITTSEKISEVEAYVKKAKAETEMDRMNAERTKTGVFTGAYAVNPVNNKEVPVWIADYVMMGYGTGAIMCVPGHDTRDFEFAKNFNLPIIQVVSRDGKVHELAQAEPEEGLAVNSGKYDGMKTSDFKATITKWLEEQKIGHHTVNYRLRDWLISRQRYWGAPIPIIHCPKCGEVPVPEDQLPVALPEVENYKPSGTGESPLAGIPEFVNTKCPKCGEAAKRETDTMGGYACSSWYFFRFADPHNDREFANREKMAYWMPVDLYAGGIEHARSHLLYARFWTKVLYDAGYISFQEPFKILKNQGSLLAHTPGRKPKSSEGSDDSEKILDWIVLKPEDLEGFPRDQIVWRWARMSKSKGNVVTPEEIAHKYGVDSLRIFEMFVAPFEDDVQWSEESINGSYRFLNRTWKWLDAALPHYKKDWREALPKEMTGREAQVRRKLHQTMHKVDGHIAGFQFNTAIAALMELLNELYDYWQPVEQERKGPANEAILAEILENVVLMMAPFAPHMAEELWQEIGGKGTIYKAQWPSFDANVAKDNEITLVIQVNGKVREKMVISAGLNEDIIKTKALENNKIAEMVKGKEILKVLLIQGKLINIVIK; this comes from the coding sequence ATGCCCAAATTCTACGATCCAAGATCCATCGAGCCCAAGTGGCAGAAAAAATGGGAGGAGGAGAAGACCTTTAAGGCCCCCGATTCCTCCGATAAACCCAAATACTACGCATTGGAAATGTTCCCCTATCCCTCGGGCTCCGGCCTGCATGTGGGCCATTTGAAGAATTACGTACCGCTGGACGCCTTCTGCCGCTACAAGAGCATGAAGGGCTTCAGCGTGCTGCACCCCATGGGCTGGGACGCCTTCGGCCAGCCGGCCGAGAACGAGGCCATCAATCGGGGCCGCAATCCCCGGGAGATGGTGCCGGAATATGCCGCCAATTACAAGCGGACCCTTAAGCTGGCCGGATGCAGCTACGACTGGGACCGGGAGATAGATTCCAGCCGGCCCGAGTATTACAAGTGGACCCAGTGGTTCTTTCTTCTGCTCTATAAGAAGGGCCTGGCCTACCGTTCCACCGCGCCCATCAACTGGTGCCCCCAGTGCAAGACTGGCCTGGCCAACGAGGAAGTGAAGGAGGGCCGCTGCTGGCGCTGCGACTCCCTGGTGGAAAAACGCCCCATGCCCCAGTGGTTCTTCAAGATCACGGACTACGCCGACCGGCTGCTGAAAGATCTGGATTCCCTGGACTGGTCCGAGGGGATGAAGGAGATGCAGAGGGACTGGATAGGGCGGAGCGAGGGAGCCACTGTCACATTTCAAATTGCAAATCCCAAATTGCAAATTGAAGTCTTCACCACCAGGCCGGATACCTTGTTCGGAGCCACTTTCATAGTCCTGGCGCCGGAGCATCCTATGGTCAAAGACATTACAACGTCTGAAAAGATATCCGAAGTTGAGGCCTATGTCAAAAAGGCCAAGGCCGAGACGGAGATGGACCGGATGAATGCGGAGCGCACCAAGACCGGCGTCTTTACCGGGGCCTATGCCGTCAATCCGGTCAACAATAAGGAAGTGCCGGTGTGGATCGCCGATTACGTGATGATGGGCTACGGCACCGGGGCCATTATGTGCGTACCGGGGCACGATACCCGGGATTTTGAGTTCGCCAAAAATTTCAACCTGCCCATCATCCAGGTGGTCAGCAGGGACGGCAAGGTCCACGAGCTGGCCCAGGCCGAGCCCGAGGAGGGCCTGGCGGTCAATTCCGGCAAATATGACGGGATGAAGACCTCTGATTTCAAGGCCACCATCACCAAATGGCTGGAAGAACAGAAGATAGGGCATCACACTGTAAATTACCGGTTGAGGGACTGGCTGATCTCACGACAACGTTATTGGGGCGCCCCCATACCCATAATTCATTGCCCCAAGTGCGGTGAGGTGCCTGTACCCGAGGACCAATTGCCGGTGGCCCTGCCCGAGGTGGAGAACTACAAGCCATCCGGGACCGGTGAGTCGCCGCTGGCCGGCATCCCTGAATTCGTCAATACCAAATGCCCCAAATGCGGCGAAGCCGCTAAGCGGGAGACCGATACCATGGGCGGCTATGCCTGCTCGTCGTGGTATTTCTTCCGTTTCGCCGATCCCCACAATGACCGGGAGTTCGCCAATAGGGAAAAGATGGCCTACTGGATGCCGGTGGACCTGTATGCCGGAGGCATCGAGCATGCCCGGTCGCACCTGTTGTATGCCCGGTTCTGGACCAAGGTGCTTTATGACGCCGGGTACATCAGCTTCCAGGAGCCTTTCAAGATACTTAAGAACCAGGGATCCCTGCTGGCCCACACCCCGGGAAGAAAACCCAAAAGCTCAGAGGGATCTGATGACTCCGAGAAGATCCTTGACTGGATAGTGCTGAAGCCCGAGGACCTGGAGGGCTTTCCCCGGGACCAGATCGTATGGCGCTGGGCCCGGATGTCAAAGTCCAAGGGAAACGTGGTGACCCCGGAGGAGATCGCCCACAAGTACGGGGTGGACAGCCTGAGAATATTTGAGATGTTCGTGGCACCGTTCGAGGATGATGTCCAGTGGTCGGAGGAAAGCATCAACGGTTCCTACCGCTTCCTTAACCGGACCTGGAAGTGGCTGGACGCCGCCCTGCCGCATTATAAAAAGGACTGGAGGGAGGCCCTTCCCAAGGAAATGACCGGAAGGGAGGCCCAGGTCCGCCGTAAACTGCATCAGACCATGCACAAGGTGGACGGACATATAGCAGGATTCCAGTTCAATACCGCCATTGCCGCCTTGATGGAGCTTTTGAACGAGCTATACGACTACTGGCAGCCGGTGGAACAGGAGCGCAAGGGGCCAGCCAACGAGGCAATTCTGGCCGAGATCCTGGAGAACGTGGTGCTGATGATGGCGCCGTTCGCCCCGCACATGGCCGAGGAGCTTTGGCAGGAGATAGGCGGCAAAGGGACCATTTACAAGGCACAATGGCCGTCTTTTGATGCTAATGTTGCCAAAGACAATGAGATAACACTGGTTATTCAAGTTAATGGAAAGGTTCGCGAGAAGATGGTCATATCAGCGGGCTTAAATGAAGATATTATAAAAACTAAAGCATTGGAAAACAATAAAATAGCGGAAATGGTTAAAGGTAAAGAAATACTTAAAGTATTGTTGATACAAGGTAAACTAATTAATATAGTTATCAAGTGA
- the holA gene encoding DNA polymerase III subunit delta produces the protein MTTISNLDADILKSQIHPAYCFVGEEEYLKSLYIRKIAGAFLGASVDHGLEVVYGSETDAKEIIDRAQSLGIFAEKRVLVVKDADALSPKSRKMMLEHLGREASPDTCLILSSFKLDAKSAFYRDLQENTVFVSFDPLKSENLVAWVIQKSKELGCKTSLASAQMLIQITGPSLGLLEQELLKLSAYLEGGADREIRPEHIKLLAGDTSEVGGFELAEALAKKDLKQSLALFHKLLRTGEDPVKMLSGINHKFNTLWRVKLMLVQGLSPEAMGRKMRIHPYALKMAIPAAQKRTEREYWDLFNGLFNAEMKLKSGSGDPKTLMQQVIFKLSS, from the coding sequence ATGACAACAATTTCTAATTTAGATGCCGATATACTTAAGTCCCAAATTCATCCGGCTTACTGCTTTGTAGGCGAGGAAGAGTATCTCAAAAGCCTTTATATCAGAAAGATCGCCGGGGCTTTTCTGGGTGCCAGCGTAGATCATGGTTTGGAAGTGGTTTACGGCTCCGAGACCGATGCCAAGGAGATCATCGACCGGGCCCAAAGCCTGGGCATTTTCGCCGAAAAACGGGTGTTGGTGGTCAAAGATGCCGATGCCCTTTCGCCCAAAAGCCGCAAGATGATGCTGGAACACCTTGGCCGCGAAGCGTCTCCCGACACCTGTCTGATACTAAGTTCTTTTAAGCTTGATGCCAAGTCCGCATTTTACAGGGATCTTCAGGAAAATACTGTTTTTGTCTCCTTCGATCCCCTGAAATCTGAAAACCTGGTTGCTTGGGTAATACAAAAATCCAAGGAATTAGGCTGTAAGACATCTTTGGCATCTGCTCAAATGCTGATCCAGATAACCGGACCAAGCCTGGGGCTTTTAGAGCAGGAACTGCTTAAACTGTCTGCCTACCTGGAAGGCGGGGCTGACCGGGAGATCAGACCGGAACACATAAAACTCCTGGCTGGAGACACTAGTGAAGTGGGCGGGTTCGAACTGGCCGAGGCCTTGGCAAAAAAGGATCTGAAACAATCCCTGGCCCTTTTTCACAAGCTGCTACGGACCGGAGAGGATCCTGTAAAAATGCTGTCAGGCATCAATCACAAGTTCAACACCCTGTGGCGGGTCAAACTGATGCTTGTCCAGGGCCTTTCACCGGAAGCAATGGGAAGGAAGATGAGGATCCATCCCTATGCCTTGAAAATGGCGATACCGGCCGCCCAAAAAAGGACCGAAAGGGAGTACTGGGATCTGTTCAACGGGCTGTTTAACGCCGAAATGAAACTGAAATCGGGATCCGGAGATCCCAAAACCTTGATGCAGCAGGTAATCTTCAAACTATCCAGTTAA
- a CDS encoding Ig-like domain-containing protein, with product MKKVWLLMLPLLMSFSIGFGATYYWTGSTDTQFSTSTNWSPVRSVGLTTDTLVFQADSTVNDTVTLIPTQTVSFFKITTSTNIIVQTGSGKQTLSIGDSLIIDSGASLTVNSPVSAADTLVIYLNTNARGAIGGSVTFNYFGTTTGPRHRLSAADSLAIQFTSGSALVQNTIGNIFGTNAGNNRVVFGPGSQFIQYLGSNPFGVSAPGSKVLFQPGSWFRLRMNSSPSFSGRSYANFELDFPAFSQTATGGNPVSIDTLQITDGRLTLGLQRINIKGDIMIAAAETLLFRQAGTGGVACSLKFYGTAPQTIDSSGQLLFLNDSTSVYVDNASGLTINRVFPVGYNLSLINGVVTANDTLKMRSDQMIQRTNGYVVGNLTLHVATTGSMNRTFPLGTANGYSPAVVVFSTVTAPGYLTCRATQTTHPDAAIPANSLQRYWSFANEGVSFDSYQLNMSYRSGDFNSGFTESADENSMLVGRNDSGTWTFPSILSRDTALNYIEVFGNTFSDFTLAKNQNALIPDTVSPAITGTSPADGATEVALDAGIFIAFSEPMDTLSLAGSMTPSPNEQPAWSGTMDTLFLPHDPMAVNTAYTVRLTALNDLAGNPLTVLPDSFSFTTTVGDTVKPYIISTYPADGAIDVARDVTIYLAFSEPVNPSSFEGYSTPELSATMSWSAGFDTLWMDPDTLMAYNTKFTLVCTTAADLAGNPLAVLPDSFSFTTTVGDTVKPYIVSTSPADGDSNVPRNQPVMLSFSEPIDPASFNGYSVPDCNFNPSWNATFDTLTLSPDTLYSYSTTITMSCTTGTDTSGNRIAGLPVTFSFTTIANQGPAITLVEQPQDSYDGAGPFLVRAVITDPAKAGIAADTLWYSDSRANWWAVTHSTIDGDTFNFSIPGPFASGTIIEYFFGAWDDGGEVQYDPGMYRGYQFRILDPLPPDSLTAVAGDQQVQLEWAPPAEVLEYDDAPNYFWNWSAGNIFSTRFTPQHYPCKIEQAVSMWYNSGAGVDSIEVHIWPDDGTGIPDTMVELTMPFKVLPDTYPNWTVIDISASNIVLSTGDFHIGYVCQTADQPTPLSDGSGPGLHTMVYDGSNWGNLIAMTTNYYDFNNKASVSYSNYSKGLALKSYTLQPGAKILPVISGLKPKAIPNKKAPAYPNLAGALFIAKNISGYSIFRGNVSGGPYTLVGTTGLLNHIDYSVINYNTYYYVVRAEYSTPDTFSAWSNEVSASPTGVEGQPGTQNYSFFLSPANPNPVKGNAEFRFGLPRDGKTSLEIYNVLGQRVKTLVNGNLPAGSHTVKWNGCDEDGRKVSSGVYVYRLITGDNTSTRRLTVIR from the coding sequence ATGAAAAAAGTATGGCTTCTAATGCTGCCCCTGCTGATGTCATTTTCCATCGGATTTGGGGCCACCTATTACTGGACCGGAAGCACCGATACCCAGTTCTCAACTTCAACCAACTGGAGTCCGGTCCGCAGTGTCGGTCTCACCACGGACACTTTGGTGTTCCAAGCTGACAGCACTGTAAATGATACAGTGACCCTGATTCCCACCCAGACCGTATCGTTCTTCAAGATAACCACGTCAACAAATATCATTGTTCAAACCGGATCCGGGAAACAGACACTTTCCATAGGGGACAGTCTGATCATAGACAGCGGCGCATCGCTTACCGTCAACAGCCCCGTATCAGCCGCCGACACCCTGGTCATATACCTGAACACCAATGCCAGGGGCGCGATAGGCGGATCGGTCACATTTAATTATTTCGGTACCACCACCGGACCGAGGCACCGCTTAAGCGCCGCCGATTCCTTGGCCATCCAGTTCACCTCTGGCTCGGCCTTGGTGCAGAATACCATCGGAAATATTTTCGGAACCAACGCGGGGAATAACCGGGTGGTGTTCGGCCCAGGCTCACAATTCATACAGTATCTGGGATCGAACCCGTTCGGAGTGAGCGCCCCCGGGTCAAAGGTCCTGTTCCAGCCCGGAAGCTGGTTCCGCCTCAGAATGAATTCGAGCCCTTCGTTTTCGGGCCGCAGTTACGCTAATTTTGAGCTGGACTTTCCAGCCTTTTCACAGACCGCCACCGGCGGTAACCCGGTGTCCATTGATACACTGCAGATAACGGACGGCAGATTGACCCTGGGTTTGCAGCGCATCAATATCAAAGGTGATATCATGATTGCCGCCGCTGAAACATTGCTTTTCCGCCAGGCGGGTACCGGCGGCGTGGCCTGCAGCCTTAAGTTCTACGGCACCGCGCCTCAAACGATAGACAGTTCCGGGCAATTGCTGTTCCTCAACGACTCCACCAGCGTATATGTTGATAATGCATCCGGACTGACCATCAACAGAGTGTTCCCGGTCGGATACAACTTAAGCCTGATCAACGGCGTGGTGACCGCCAATGATACCCTGAAGATGCGAAGCGATCAGATGATACAGAGGACCAATGGATATGTGGTGGGCAACCTTACCCTGCATGTGGCCACCACCGGAAGCATGAACCGGACCTTTCCGCTGGGGACAGCCAACGGCTATTCTCCGGCAGTAGTGGTGTTCAGTACCGTGACAGCGCCCGGTTATCTTACCTGCAGAGCAACTCAAACGACGCATCCCGATGCCGCCATTCCAGCCAACTCGCTCCAGAGATACTGGTCGTTCGCCAATGAAGGAGTGTCTTTTGACAGCTACCAGCTGAATATGTCCTACCGGTCAGGCGATTTCAATTCCGGGTTCACGGAATCAGCTGATGAGAATTCTATGCTGGTCGGAAGAAATGATTCCGGCACCTGGACGTTTCCCTCGATCCTTTCCAGAGACACCGCCCTGAATTACATTGAGGTATTCGGCAACACTTTTTCTGATTTTACGCTGGCCAAGAACCAAAATGCACTGATACCTGATACCGTTTCTCCGGCCATCACCGGGACATCTCCGGCCGACGGCGCCACTGAAGTGGCTTTGGACGCCGGGATATTCATTGCCTTCTCCGAACCCATGGACACCTTGTCGCTGGCAGGCAGCATGACGCCCAGCCCCAATGAACAGCCGGCCTGGAGTGGTACCATGGACACGCTGTTCCTGCCCCACGATCCGATGGCGGTTAACACCGCTTACACGGTAAGGCTCACGGCGCTGAACGACCTGGCCGGGAACCCTCTGACGGTGCTTCCTGACAGCTTCAGCTTCACCACCACGGTCGGGGATACTGTCAAACCCTACATTATCTCTACCTATCCGGCCGACGGGGCTATCGATGTTGCCCGCGACGTGACCATCTATCTGGCATTCTCGGAACCCGTCAACCCATCAAGCTTTGAAGGCTATTCAACGCCGGAGTTGTCGGCAACAATGTCCTGGAGCGCCGGCTTTGACACCCTGTGGATGGACCCGGACACCCTGATGGCCTACAATACGAAATTCACCCTGGTCTGCACCACAGCCGCCGATCTGGCCGGAAATCCGCTGGCAGTTCTGCCTGATAGTTTCAGCTTCACCACCACGGTAGGGGATACTGTCAAACCCTACATTGTTTCCACCTCTCCGGCTGACGGCGACAGCAATGTTCCGCGTAACCAGCCGGTCATGCTCTCCTTTTCGGAGCCTATTGACCCGGCCAGCTTCAACGGTTATTCGGTGCCGGACTGCAATTTCAATCCATCATGGAATGCCACCTTTGACACCCTGACCCTGTCTCCCGATACTTTGTACTCGTACAGCACCACGATTACAATGTCCTGCACTACCGGCACCGATACTTCCGGGAACCGCATCGCCGGTCTGCCGGTGACTTTCAGCTTCACCACCATCGCCAACCAGGGACCGGCCATAACCCTGGTCGAACAGCCCCAGGACAGCTACGACGGCGCCGGACCATTCCTGGTTCGGGCGGTGATCACCGACCCGGCTAAGGCGGGCATTGCGGCCGACACCCTGTGGTATTCCGACAGCCGGGCCAACTGGTGGGCCGTCACCCATTCAACCATTGACGGGGATACATTCAATTTCAGCATTCCGGGGCCGTTTGCGTCCGGAACAATCATAGAGTATTTCTTCGGGGCCTGGGATGACGGAGGTGAGGTGCAGTATGATCCCGGCATGTACCGGGGATACCAGTTCAGAATCCTCGACCCGCTGCCGCCGGACAGCCTGACGGCTGTTGCCGGAGACCAGCAGGTCCAGTTGGAATGGGCTCCCCCGGCCGAAGTGTTGGAATATGACGATGCCCCCAATTATTTCTGGAATTGGTCGGCTGGCAACATATTTTCGACTCGTTTTACTCCCCAGCATTACCCCTGCAAGATTGAGCAGGCAGTATCCATGTGGTACAATTCGGGTGCCGGGGTGGATTCAATAGAAGTACATATCTGGCCTGATGATGGGACCGGCATCCCGGACACCATGGTAGAATTAACAATGCCATTCAAGGTGCTACCCGATACCTATCCGAATTGGACGGTGATAGACATCAGCGCTTCCAATATTGTATTAAGCACAGGAGATTTTCACATTGGGTACGTATGCCAGACTGCGGACCAGCCTACGCCCCTGTCGGACGGAAGCGGTCCGGGACTTCACACTATGGTCTACGACGGGAGCAATTGGGGGAATCTAATTGCTATGACTACCAACTATTACGATTTCAACAACAAGGCCTCCGTCAGCTACTCAAACTATTCCAAGGGACTTGCTTTAAAATCTTACACCTTGCAGCCGGGCGCCAAGATACTTCCAGTGATATCTGGGTTGAAGCCTAAGGCAATTCCCAACAAAAAGGCACCGGCATATCCCAACCTGGCAGGAGCCCTTTTCATAGCCAAGAACATTAGCGGCTATAGTATCTTCCGGGGTAACGTTTCAGGCGGGCCTTATACCTTGGTCGGAACGACAGGCCTGCTTAACCACATCGATTATAGCGTCATCAATTACAACACTTATTACTACGTGGTCCGTGCTGAATATTCAACGCCAGACACTTTCAGTGCCTGGTCCAACGAGGTCTCAGCCTCGCCCACAGGGGTAGAGGGACAGCCTGGAACCCAAAACTACAGCTTTTTCCTGTCTCCGGCCAACCCCAACCCGGTGAAAGGTAATGCCGAGTTCCGGTTCGGTTTGCCTAGGGATGGGAAGACCAGCCTGGAAATATACAACGTGCTGGGACAGCGGGTGAAGACCCTGGTCAACGGCAATCTTCCGGCCGGAAGCCATACTGTCAAATGGAACGGCTGTGACGAGGACGGAAGGAAGGTCTCATCCGGTGTGTATGTCTACCGGCTGATAACCGGGGATAACACTTCCACCAGAAGGTTGACTGTCATCCGGTAA